A genomic segment from Nicotiana sylvestris chromosome 1, ASM39365v2, whole genome shotgun sequence encodes:
- the SAMT gene encoding uncharacterized protein LOC104229603 has protein sequence MKVVEVLHMNGGNGDISYAKNSLVQQKVILMTKPITEQAITELYCSLFPQNLCIADLGCSYGANTFIVVSELVKIVEKERKKHGFQSPEFHFNFNDLPGNDFNTIFQSLDVFQQDLRKQIGEKFGPCFFSGVPGSFYTRLFPSNSLHFVHSSYSLMWLSQVPDAVENNKGNIYMASTSPPSVIKAYYKQYEKDFSNFLKYRSEELVKGGKMVLTFLGRESEDPTSKECCYIWELLAMALNELVVEGLIEEEKVDSFNIPQYTPSPEDVKYAVEKEGSFTINQLEATRVQWNACNENHKNGGYSVSRCMRAVAEPLLVSQFGEELMDLAFHKYEEIISECMSKEQTEFTNVTVSLTKRN, from the exons atgaaggtTGTTGAAGTTCTTCACATGAATGGAGGAAATGGAGACATTAGCTATGCAAAAAATTCCTTGGTTCAG CAAAAGGTAATTCTCATGACAAAGCCAATAACAGAGCAAGCCATAACTGAACTCTACTGCAGTCTCTTCCCACAAAACTTATGCATTGCGGATTTGGGTTGTTCCTATGGAGCTAATACTTTCATAGTAGTATCAGAGCTCGTTAAAATCGTTGAAAAAGAACGGAAGAAGCACGGGTTTCAGTCACCAGAGTTTCATTTTAACTTCAATGATCTTCCTGGCAATGACTTTAATACCATTTTCCAGTCATTGGATGTATTTCAACAAGATTTGAGAAAGCAAATAGGAGAAAAGTTTGGTCCATGCTTTTTTAGTGGAGTGCCTGGTTCATTTTATACTAGACTTTTCCCTTCCAACAGTTTGCACTTTGTTCACTCCAGTTACAGTCTCATGTGGCTATCTCAA GTTCCTGATGCAGTTGAGAATAACAAGGGGAACATTTACATGGCAAGTACAAGTCCGCCAAGTGTAATTAAAGCATACTACAAACAATATGAAAAAgatttttccaattttctcaagtATCGTTCAGAAGAATTGGTGAAAGGTGGGAAGATGGTTTTAacatttttaggaagagaaagtGAGGATCCAACTAGCAAAGAATGCTGCTATATTTGGGAGCTTTTAGCCATGGCACTCAATGAGTTGGTTGTAGAG GGATTGATAGAAGAAGAGAAAGTGGACTCATTCAACATTCCTCAATATACACCATCACCAGAAGATGTGAAATACGCAGTTGAGAAGGAGGGATCATTCACCATTAATCAATTGGAAGCTACAAGAGTCCAATGGAATGCTTGTAATGAGAACCACAAAAATGGTGGTTACAGTGTCTCAAGGTGTATGAGAGCTGTGGCTGAGCCTTTGCTTGTGAGCCAATTTGGCGAGGAATTAATGGATTTAGCATTCCACAAATACGAAGAGATTATATCTGAGTGCATGTCTAAAGAGCAAACTGAGTTTACAAATGTCACTGTCTCATTGACCAAAAGAAATTAA